The following coding sequences lie in one Arachis ipaensis cultivar K30076 chromosome B05, Araip1.1, whole genome shotgun sequence genomic window:
- the LOC107644767 gene encoding ABC transporter B family member 28 (The sequence of the model RefSeq protein was modified relative to this genomic sequence to represent the inferred CDS: added 61 bases not found in genome assembly), which translates to MALSLCHSPLPFPCSHSSLKPKLALSLSRSSFSPTLSFSPASNVKFTTATPSAYVTGPGSDPIFAEQGPKIDGSGQDKPNTPPKVISWGLLWMLLMKHKLRLILSLATLIACSTCTLSVPIFSGRFFEVLIGVRPEPLWKLLSQIGVLYAMEPLLTVIFVVNMNTVWEKVMSTLRAQIFGRILIQKVEFFDKYKVGELTGLLTSDLGSLKDIVSENVSRDRGFRALSEVIGTIFILFSLSPQLAPLLGILMLTVSVSVAVYKRSTFPVFKAHGLAQASIADCVSETFSAIRTVRSFGGEKRQMFTFAKQVLSFQSSGIKLGTFKSFNESMTRVAVYISLISLYCLGGNKVKAGELSVGAMASFIGYTFTLTFAVQGLVNTFGDLRGAFAAVDRINSVLSGVQVDDSLAYGLERELRQQKAVDDEKYKLFFSNSSTEKNQMHYMSALKTSSNLFSLAWSGDVCLEDVYFSYPLRPDVEILRGLNLKLNCGAVTALVGSSGAGKSTIVQLLARFYEPARGCITVAGEDVRTFDKSEWARVVSIVNQEPVLFSVSVGENIAYGLPDENVSKEDVIKAAKAANAHDFIISLPQGYDTLVGERGGLLSGGQRQRIAIARAILKNAPILILDEATSALDAVSERLVQEALNHLMKGRTTLVIAHRLSTVQNAHQIALCSEGRIAELGTHFELLAKKGQYASLVSTQRLAFE; encoded by the exons ATCTCTCTCTCGCTCTTCTTTCTCACccactctctccttctctcctgcTTCCAATGTCAAGTTCACCACTGCCACACCAAGTGCCTACGTCACAGGCCCCGGCTCGGATCCAATCTTCGCTGAACAGGGTCCAAAGATTGACGGGTCGGGTCAGGATAAACCCAACACCCCACCCAAGGTCATAAGTTGGGGGTTGCTATGGATGCTTCTCATGAAGCACAAGCTGAGGCTGATT GGCGGTTTTTTGAAGTCCTTATTGGTGTTAGACCAGAGCCATTGTGGAAGTTGCTCAGTCAAATTGGAGTGCTGTATGCAATGGAGCCACTTTTAACCGTTATTTTTGTTGTAAACATGAACACTGTATGGGAGAAAGTTATGTCAACTCTTAGAGCTCAGATCTTTGGCAGAATATTGATTCAAAAG GTTGAATTTTTCGACAAATACAAG GTTGGAGAACTCACTGGTTTGTTAACATCTGATTTGGGTTCCCTTAAAGATATTGTGAGCGAGAATGTCTCAAGGGATCGCGGTTTCAGGGCATTATCTGAG GTCATTGGGACGATAttcattcttttttctttatccCCTCAGCTAGCCCCACTTCTTGGTATTCTGATGCTCACGGTTTCTGTCTCAGTCG CTGTCTACAAGAGATCGACATTCCCTGTTTTCAAAGCACATGGGTTGGCCCAAGCATCAATAGCTGATTGTGTATCAGAAACATTCTCTGCTATTCGAACA GTAAGATCTTTTGGTGGTGAAAAGCGGCAGATGTTTACATTTGCTAAACAG GTTCTGTCTTTCCAGTCAAGTGGGATAAAGCTTGGTACTTTCAAATCATTTAATGAATCTATGACCAGGGTTGCTGTTTATATCTCTTTGATTTCATTATATTGTCTTGGAGGGAACAAAGTTAAGGCG GGTGAGCTCTCTGTCGGAGCTATGGCATCTTTTATTGGATATACTTTCACTTTAACATTTGCT GTTCAAGGACTGGTTAATACCTTTGGGGATCTTCGAGGAGCTTTTGCGGCCGTTGACAGGATCAACTCTGTTTTATCTGGGGTTCAGGTTGATGATTCTCTTGCCTATGGCTTAGAAAGAGAACTAAGGCAACAGAAAGCAGTGGATGATGAGAAATATAAATTATTCTTCTCTAATAGTTCAACTGAGAAGAACCAAATGCATTACATGTCGGCACTAAAAACATCTAGCAATTTGTTTAGCTTGGCTTGGTCTGGAGATGTTTGTCTTGAAG ATGTCTATTTCTCTTATCCTTTAAGGCCAGATGTGGAAATCTTACGCGGgttaaatttaaaactaaattgtGGAGCTGTAACTGCACTGGTAGGTTCTAGTGGCGCAGGCAAAAGTACCATAGTGCAGCTATTGGCTAGATTTTATGAG CCAGCAAGAGGTTGCATAACGGTTGCGGGAGAGGATGTAAGAACATTTGACAAGAGTGAATGGGCCCGGGTTGTCTCTATTGTAAATCAA GAGCCTGTTCTCTTCTCGGTGTCGGTTGGAGAAAATATTGCATATGGTCTTCCAGATGAGAATGTTTCTAAGGAGGATGTCATTAAGGCAGCAAAAGCTGCCAATGCTCATGACTTTATCATCTCACTTCCACAG GGCTATGATACACTTGTCGGTGAGCGTGGAGGCCTATTGAGTGGAGGACAGAGGCAG AGAATCGCCATAGCCCGAGCTATCTTAAAGAATGCTCCAATCCTTATACTAGACGAG GCCACAAGTGCGCTGGATGCTGTCAGCGAGCGGCTGGTACAAGAAGCTCTCAACCATTTGATGAAAGGGAGGACGACACTAGTTATAGCTCATCGATTAAGCACGGTTCAAAATGCTCATCAAATTGCGCTTTGTTCTGAAGGGAGGATCGCAGAACTAGGCACACATTTTGAGCTATTGGCTAAGAAGGGCCAATATGCTTCCCTGGTTAGCACTCAGAGGCTTGCATTTGAATGA